Within Hoplias malabaricus isolate fHopMal1 chromosome 16, fHopMal1.hap1, whole genome shotgun sequence, the genomic segment TGCCAGCCTGGTTTCTGAAACCAATTTGAAAAGAATCAGTCCaaattaaactaaacaaatatcCGTGGCAACTGGAAAAACCCAGAAAACAAGTTATTCCCTCCAGAGTTTGACTTTACTACAAAAGAATTCCAATTATGCATTCTCAATTGGAAGAAACATTGAAGCACTAAACTGACATTTTCCTCCTGAGGTAAGCACACTAAAATGATGTCCCACTGAGAAAACACCTCAGTAAGAGGTAAAATTCACAATGACAAGTACTAACAAACTTCAGTAAATCAACACCAAAACACTCTCTGCTCTATGCTTCAAATCCCCCAAAAACTTGACTTGAGTTGGTGACCCCaaccctctctctgctcactttACCCTCAAAGTTATTGATAGGGTGGAGTTATGGGCTAATAATGCGACGGACAATGCATGGTGAGGGCCTATTATATGCAGGTAATAGATAGTGGCGAGCTTTTGAATGACATTGCACTGAGATTGGATGACGGAGGGTCGAGCGATTTATGGTCAAATCAAGTCCATCCTCCTCCCTCAACCTTCCACTTCCAGCTTGATAAAGGGGCACATGAGACGTGGCTATTTCGGGTGTTCATAGGTTCATAAATAGAACTGAAATAATTTAATCTGCCTGTTGTTTCAGGCATAGTCCTAAATGGGAAAAGGCTGTGCTGAGACACAAACTGAACCATTTCACTTGTGATTTGTGGCATATTAGAATTATATTACAACACTTTCCTGTAGGTAATGATAAGGTCAGGTGAttctaacactttaaattactcTATTAGAAAATATCTATAGCACTGATATTATGCTTTGAAGCTgcaacattatacacacacatataaaaacCAATATGaacatgaatataaatatatatatatatgagtcaGATAAGCAGCAAAAAGAAAAGATTGCTAGAACACTTTTATCAAGCTACAAGCGGGAAGTGTGAGCAATGAAAGGAGCTAGTCAACATTATCCGTTTTATTGATTTAACAATAAACCTCTCTAGCTTaagttttatgttgttttgctGCCTATTGAAAATACAGTGAAACCTGGAGGTAAAAATCATATCAGAAATTTTATAAAAGGCCACCAAGTATTTGTGTGTACACTACCATAAAAGTGCCTAGGTCCCTAGAATACAGATTATAATCATAGGTTCTTAACTACAAACGTATTGAAGaataatttgtatttaaaaataacatataaaataaCCAACATATAAAACATAACTGAAGTGTCAAAGGGAAAGCAAGTGTTTGGAAGTTGTCTCAAAAACATATAAATTAAATGGGGAAGGAGTTATCTTCCCTCCCATACAAAAGAAAAGGCTGCCAGAATGGTGCATCGATTTGACACTTGAGTGAGTACCAACATTTTAAAATCGTACCGATTACTCAAATAGAAATCTATAATACAGCTGTTCTGTATTTCTAAAAGACATGTATACACATTATAAATTCATTATGGACTTCAGAGGAAAGAAATCATCGTGAGTGTAAACCTGCATTGACTGACAGCAATAAACTCCTGCCTACTATTTAGCACCACTGCAAACTGGCTTTGGCTAAGCAGAGAAATATTTGCCTCATGGTGGCTACATTGTGGCAAAATCAATATTGGAAGAGACATCTTTTCTACAAGTATGTAATTTGCATTCTGGTTCCAAATGACAGAACATCAGCTTTATAACTAAATACTGCTCTGCTCATACAAGCCAGCAGTGCAATAAAGCCAGATGATGTTTCTGGTAAGAATTCAAGGCCATTCTAAGAACAAATGCAACACtatggaatgaatgaatgaatgaatgaatgaatgaatgaatgaatgaatgaatgaaatgtaccCAGGTACAACTGTAGTAAGAGCAGTAATTATAGTCTTTTTAAGACAGAttcacacaaaaaatatatatacagccCTTTAAGCCTCACTGACCACCAATGTTCAcccattttattaataaatattaataaaccaAAGGAAAGATCATGTTGAAccataaaatattaattcttTAACACATGCCCTGAAAAAGCTCCAAGACATCACATCAAAAAGGGAACATTTAGACCCTTGAGAGGGACTGCATTATTTCAGTGGTctatacaaacaaaaaactaacaaacacaACCTCCTTCTTGTTCACTCAGGTTTAGAAGAAAGAGATCCAGCAAAACTATGACTATCGTCTGCATTCATTATCACGGTGgtgaaatgttttttaattagaTGTGAGTGAAACTGAACTATTTATAGTGTGATGTTTAATGATCTGACTCTGGCTAAATCTCTATTGATTTTCCTGTTAAATATACAGCTCTATTGTAGATGCAACTGATTAAGCAACATAAATAGCCAACACAGTATTCAAGAAGCACAGATAAGGAAAGCTATAGCCTACTTTTGTTCTTATTGTTGTGAGTAAACATTCTAATTTATTCAGTGAactttttgaaaaacaaaagaaacatgaactttttgttggttttgttgGAAATTAACaacatagaaaatatattttatataatttaatgaaTTGTAACCTTCTCTATGGACAATTCAGAAAGTCATCATGGTAAAGACCACATCCATACTGCTTGTATATTACTCTTAAAAGTACATATGTAATAAACGTTACACTGAAAGAAAATTTGTCGTTCTATGTAAGAATATATACTGCTTGAGATTCATGATTTGTTTACTAGTATTATATTAAATGATATTAAATGATAGAAATCTTCAAAATATTCAATATTATGTTTGATAAAGAAAAGTTTCAGATCAAATTACAAACAAAGAACaatttatttaactatattcCTGCTGCAAGAAACATACTTGGTTAATTTGTAAGAGGGAACATCCGCCAAAAGAAAATCTATGATCAGATCAGATATTTTCAGAcaaattaacaataaaaataataaaataaaataaaaacaagacatttagtgtagtgtttgtaaattgtaaatgtaaagtgtaaATGTAGTGTTTTGAACTTGTAGATTTGCCTTGTGTCCGGTTCTAAATGCCCATCcttcaaataaaaacactgacacTGTTGTTTATTATGTAATATGTTTCCTCCAATCCAATTATGTATAAAAGACAATTTTCAGTCAGTACAATATTAATCTGAATCAATAAACGAGTAAGAAGTCTTACTGAATTTTCTCTAATTCAAGGCTTTCCACTATAGTTTTCATTCCAGTAGCACACACTTACCACAGTACAACACACCCATTCTCCAGTCTGGGCTCTTATTCACATTTTGTGGAACAAAGGTAAATCATACCTGAACAACTGACTGTGGGTAAACTGACAAGTAGTTTGAGACATGGAAAGAAAAATGTGACTGGGGAGGGgagagtgagaatgtgtgtgtgtgtgtgtatgtgtgtgtatgtgtgtgtgtgtgtttgagaaagagagagagagagagagagtgagagagagagagagagaaagagagaaaatgagagacaaagagacagagcgagagagagagagcctaccTGTAGTGAGTTGAGGATGATGAAGATGTAGGCCATAACGATGGAGAAAGGTACCAAAACTCCAAAAAGCCACGTCAGGCCAAGAATTGGCAGCAAAACCAGCACTGCTTTTACTGCTGCCCTGTAAAAAACAACAGATCTCTTAGTACCACTGTATGCAAGTTACACTAAAGAACGTATTTCTAATGTTTCCTTAAAGTTTCTCTGGTCTTTCTTGCAAATCTCAGCCCATTGAGCCGCTTGGCAACTCTGGGGGCCATTCCAAGCACAACAAGCGCTACTGCTTAGTCTCACATTGTGACAATTTCCACACTAAATAGCTTTTAATTCTGTTTAGTATAAAATTACCTTCTAGTTCATGTGACCACTAAAGTGAACCAGCTGTGAGCAAAGTCGGCCTCGACAGGAGGAGGAAGCGAGTGTTTGATTTTCCCCAACCGGCTCCATGTTTGGCCACCAACTTTCAACGCTCTCATTGATACTTACTAACACAGACTTTTTGAGATCTGCAGTAAAATGTTTCATACAGGAGGTCTAATTGTGTCAACAGCACTTCGGATTCAGAAATTTCATTTTCACTTCAAAATATTCTAGTTGACTTTGGCAGCTTAATTTGTATTATGGTTGTTTATAATAGCAAGAGGAAGCGAGAATATTTACAAGCCAACGGGAGTGACAGTGCATGGGTCTGTTGGCAAAATCCAATTTTAACTCACTGATGGTGGTGGCATTTACATGTTTGCTAGACCTCCCAAATGTGGTGCAATAAacatgctacaaaaaaaaaaaaaatacaaagaaagtATTCATGTAGCTTTTATTGCTGTCAAAACTTTTCAAAACTCAGGATAATTTCAGATGAAACTGCATAAGAAGCGCGTGCTGATGTGCCATAATCATAGTTATTAAATGGCGCCTCCATGTggtgaataaaaagaaaagacatCGTGAGGATGCTTGTATGACAGACGTAACCTTCAAATCAGAGGAGGTGAACATAATGTTTATTCCTGCATTGTGGCAGTTCCCACATAAACCGCTTTGAATtattttatgaataaaataacatttcagtTCAGATCACCATTAAGCGGAAGTAGTGTAAGCAGAAGGCAAAATTTCACCTTATCTGTTCAGACGCCTGTTCTACTGGATTGCTGTTAGCTGCCAACATCAGAGATCTTCTCTTGGCTGTGGAGACTGTGATGACTACCACCCTGGTCAGCACCATGATATTCACCTGCAGGACACCACCACACAACACCAAACTCAGCTCAGAGGATCAGAGGAGTTTATATTTCAGACTGTTGGGAAGCTGCAATAACCAAGATCTGTCGTGTCAATTTCCACAGCGTGGGTGATTTGCGTTTGTGTTAAGTTACAACTAAAGAGCAAGCAAATCATCCAAAAAAtatgtccaaagaaaagcatgtatctccaaaatagtaacattacagcagaaggaaaaaaactttTATTGCAAGTCAGAGTCAAAAAGATATTACTATAAGATATTTTGGAGCTTTTCCATTGGTCCATTCGTCAcatcattttcacacaatgtgaaggacatgcTTAGGTCtcagattattttttaaagtattataGGTATGAAActcaaaatgtgtttatatttacaacatATATTTTGTCCAGtgatatcattttttaaaaaattatttgtatttttcagttATATAAAGGTTCAAGAGAATAAAATATCCAGATCCttgttttcattacattttacaaacaaaTCCTAACATTTCCAGAAACAAGGTTTGTATATTTCCTAAAGATGTATTtcctaaaaatgtaatttttgctttttaaaagtGGTTTAAAATTGACTCATATTTCAACTATTTTACACGACTGCtactaatttaaaattaaagatTTACTGAACACTTGAATTTAAAGTACAATACAGTTATGGATGACATTAatataaacactttttaaagtaTTACTAATTACATTTTAGTAAAATTTACTAAGAACACTCTTAGAACAATTGTCGCTGTGGTGGTACcatcaagggtacatatttgtacctttaattggggaacataattgtacattattctattataattgtagaatttaaagttgtgttggttTAAATACACCCCATTTCACCTTCAgaacttatattatgttctctTATTCAAGACAATTCTATAATGaatgattacaaatattcacctctcctttagtgaccaataatgtacctctaccataccttttttctgagagtgaaaAAAGCAACAGAAGATATttattgtatatatgtatatatgtgcaACAGATAAATGGATGGAGAAATGAGTTTCAGTCCTACCATAATGATAAAGATGACTGGGCCGGCAAAGCCCCATATGACTCCTTTGTGTACACTGAGCCAGCAGTAGCCATCTGCGGAGTATTCCCCTGCAGCCGACGCCAGAGTAATGGTAACTATCAGAACAGGCAAACCTACAGGGACAAAGCCATTTCATTTAGATGTGCACATACACATGATGCGGAAAGGCACATTTATTGTTAACTCCATAAATATCAATACTTGCAATTTTTTCCCAATATTTTTATGATGGTCACATGATTTTAATGAGAAGAAAACTCATCTAAACTTTACACATagaatttcatttttatataatggTGTCTAGTTTTTACCTAAATAAACgtaattcaaatatattttcgAGTAGTTGGGAGTTTGCCAATCCACATTTTAAATACTCCTACATTTTTAACAGTAGCACACAGTGCCACTGAGGACTGCTGAGTACAATGAATTCAGAATATTTCAGCATTTTAAATAGGTCTTTGTAAaacctattgtttttgtttataataaagggtttcctatttatttctttttttgtacagttctgcatattttgttgttCAGTTAATTTGTactaactgtatttttttatgtttatttaaagtatAACTAGCAGACTGCATGATTACTGAAATAATACACACAGCTTTATGTTACATTTCGTGTTAAAACCCGATTCATGCATACCCCAGCCAATCAGATAGTAGTATTTCATGTGGCGATCCTCGCTTAAGTTAACAGTCACCACTTTACTCCACAGCAACAGCCCCTCCACCAGCATCCAGCTAAACGCTGCCATGAAGAACAGATGGAGCAGAGCTGCCACCAGGGTGCAGGCCACCTAAGGGCACAGGTCAAAGGCTAAGTGCTCAAAGGTCAAAAAGTCAAACAACCACGTAACACAGTTACATGCCAACTTATCCATCACAGCAGTAGGGCCAACATTTCAAGAATCAAGGAGGTTGCTTACTTGGGCTACAGTTTATGGTAATAGTTGTTTAACTGGAAAACACTAAATTTTGTTTCATATATCCACAAAAACCCATAAAACCCACAAAATAAGCAGCTATTCAACACAAGAGCACTTTTCAATTATACATGTATTCATTTTAATCTACTTACTCTAATTCTTTATATTAGAACttgtataaatattataacTAACTCtactttaaatattattagtGGTAATATGTTAACCCCCGAATATGTTATCCCACAAATACCTTATTATGAACAGCAGAGCCACTGCAGAGAAGAACTATTTGGGCTAATGTCAGAGAAATGAAGAGATTCTTGTGGATGGATGTCCGGTCTGACCTTGGAATACTGTGCAGATGCAGGGAATATCATCATAAATAGGCCTTGTTCCAAGACAGAAAAGTAATAATACAGCAAAAGCATATGAAaggttaataataatatttttgcaatattcttaaaatgtatttatgttaaatactgattttaattttagaaacattttaccacagttaattaaatattatccTAGTTCTCCGTGTCCTTTAGAAAAGCTAAAGGAGCATGGACTGATTAGGTCCAAACGGGCCataaatcttttaatgaaatcaGCAAGTCAAATACTACACTGATTACTCTGTCCCCATGTGATCTTTGTGCTTAATTAACTCCACTGTAATGTTACCATAAAACCTCAGGTCTGAGCACTGAGAGGCTGTTTAGTCTCAATACCCTAATTACTAGATTAGCACTGTTCAATATTTCCTCTGCTTCAAAAAATAGTTCTATTGACCAGTGAATGAGGGTCTGATAGCTTGACTCACACCAGTAATGGAGGAATGCCATTGCTACCACTTACAGTACTAATGCACAGACTTTATGAGAATTCCAATGGAAGTAGCTGAAGCTAATGGTCCAGTTGAGTTTGAAGCAAACCTTCTTATCTTATGGTTCCACTTTATTAAATTCACAAGTTTCTGGTTTGTGTGGCATCTTAAACCCAGACTCACATGAAGAcaaaacatacagacacacacacaaaataacacacattcacaaggGTGCTGTTGCTGTGGCAGTGTATCCCTGGAAACCACTTACTCCAGCATGGTAAACAGCATCAAGGTCACCACCAGAGCACAGAGCGAGGCTCCCGAACCGATAAATGTCAGCTTGGTCAAAATGCTCTCCTCCTCCACACTCCACTGCAGAGACATAGGGTAAAGACCCGTCAAAACAAACAATTCCTatattctctctttttctctcgcaTTCCACTGACTCTTTATCTAATTTAGAAGATTCTAAATCATGTGCCAAGGAACCCAAAACTAGACTAACATTCAGTATTCAGCTGCATGGCCTGAAAAAATCATTTCCATGTTTCCAACTGAAATGTCCGTATTAGGCTTTGGTTTAAAGAACATGACGTACAAGAAACACAAGCAATTTCACAGTATATTAATGATCATTTATCAAATTGCAGTAATCAGCCTTAATAGAAGAAATTCCCTCTAAAGTATTGGGCAAACAGTGAGACCTGTATGTTATCTTCCCTAACACTCCTTTTTTCTGCAAGCTAACAGGGACCTCTGCTGGACATAACTATATTAACACATCACATAACAGGACCTATACATACACTGCCTGGCCAAAAAACACATAATGGCACAAAATTATAACCCTCAATGcccatttgatcagctccactaCAGTTACCCTATTCcacctgctgctctgcatactttgtttacccTCTTTCATGCTGATCTtctattgtcaggacctctacaggatcaccacagagcaTCATTTGTGTGGTGGATCTTACTCAGCCCTGTATTGACACTTATGAGGTATCAGAATGTTAATGTGTATTTACTTGTAAAGAATAGATCAGATATATTAgttttgctggagtttttaaaaactttgtcCACTGGAGTATAAATCACATACCTTGTCATAGCACACAGGACACTTTTGGCTGGTCGGCTGTTCCCAGTCaagcagtgacagtgagggatttaaaaactccaacagcactggtgtttctgatccactcatacaagcaGTTACCAGcctgcagaactacaaagtgcacctatatgcAAAGTGCAacgaatgtttaaaaaaataaaaaataaaagatttttgGCCAGGTAGCATATAtagtaaacaacaaaaacacaatacCTGTGTGTATGTCATTTTATCACATTTATATTTGCCATTATTATTGCTTCTCGTGAATAAAAATATAGTCTcataaaaattcattcattcattatctgtaaccgcttatccaattcagggtcgcggtgggtgcagagcctacctggaatcattgggcgcaaggcgggaatacaccctggagggggcgccagtccttcacagggcaacacagacacattcactttttttgagtcgccaatccacctaccaacgtgtgtttttggattgtgggaggaaacccacgtggacacggggagaacacaccaactcctcacagacagtcacccggagcgggaatcgaacccacaacctccaggtccctggagctgtgtgactgcgacactacctgctgtgccaccgtgctgccctctcataaaaatgtgtaaacaaaTTTTAACGTATACATAATCTAAAAACATCAAAGACATTCAAATTAGTTTACACATTTTTAtgagaatatatttttattcacaaaatgTGAAATTCACAGTAATGAgccaaataatttaaataacttACCCTAACCTCCATGTAATTCATCAGGACAGCAAAGTTTGTGGTGTGGTTGCAGAAACAAGAGGTGGCATCAGGTCGAGAATACAACACCGTACAGCCTTTTTCTGACCAATTTTGTTCATGAACAGctctaacaaaataaaaagggagaaaaaacaTTTCTATGTGCCACTGTTCGCCATTGTTTTAGGACAAATTATATGTTATTTACTTACATCATACTAACATTCCAGAACACGCAAACAGGAATGGCAGCCTTGGAAAACTCCACCTATAGTGAAAAGAGATTTTTTCTGTCACAACACCTTATGTGTGTAAAACCAAACACTTTAGAACTTTGTTGTTTGAATGACACCAGTTACAAAGTTATGAAGGATAGGGTTAATCATGATTCTGGTCCGGTCAGAAACGTCAAAGAATATAAGGgcaaaaaaaaggggggggggggtgttacaaagaggacatgtccgggtaaaagaggatgtctggtcaccctatgtaaAACACTCTTGACAATGGCTCAATGTTACAGGTTGAGAAAATTGCACTAATAATTTTCAGTGGGAATATTTGACACAACAAGGGGCACAATAAtcacatctttaaaaaaaacagatctcACAAATTGgtttatatattaaacatgttAGCTCTATCAGAACAAAAACCACTGTCTAGCATTTTGGTCGATGTACACAGTCCTCCTTTCTTTTGAAGCATAAAATGCTCATCCTTACTGTCTTCAAAGTGGATAGAGTGTACCGGACAGACACGGGAATATTTTCAGCCCTGGATACATCTCTTACTGTAGCCGATATGATTGCTGTAGCAAGAGAACCTAAAGGTGAgctgcaaacaaaccagaatagtTTGAGTTATTGTGCTATAAATATAACTgtgaacaaaaaagaaaaattcacCATGCTACAGTAGATATCCATTGCAATATTAACTTAAAAGCCTATGACTTCGTAATTAAATATTCAGGCAATTTCATCAAGTTCTCAGTACAAAGTAAAACTCATACCGCACACTCTCTGACTGCTGAAGCCCTCTATCTCTGACATCAGTTTTTGAAAGCATCTCCAGCAGATTACTGTAGTAGGAATAGATTAACATCACATCCTTGTGGCCTGCCAACATCAAAAATGGTCATCACAAATTTAGAACCTGCATCCACATGTAAACTTTGATttctagaaaaaaaacaatgcctTGAACTAACAAAAagtaaacaatatatatttacagactatatttaaatatcaaaacaaacaaaatcattcATCAGTAAGAATGAATGTGTTGGCCTTTCGAGTGGCAATTTAAATGTTTGCCCtatcattaaaaattaataGTTAAATCCCTGATGATGCTCCAAGGTGGATAATATTGTGTTTGTGCAATGTGCTAGGCAGCACAGGCATCTGTTGGCTGATGTAGCATATCTAGAAAACTGGCGTTTTCCTCCAGTGGGTTTAACTTTGGAATAGGGCAATAACAGGACTCACAGAGTCTCAGAGATAACATGTGCTTGCCTTCACTCTCCCAGGTTGGTGGCATTTTGTGTAAATGTGGGAGTACTACCTATCAGTGTGGAACTGGTGACAGTTAATCCCTAGGGAAGGCAGCACAGTAGTGCTGCAGTTagtatcactgtcacacagctccagagtcttgGTGTTGTGGGTACAGATCCCCTCCAGGGATCACTGTCTTAGTCTACTGTGTGGTTTGgtgtgtgctctggtttcatcccagaatccaaaaaacacatgctggtacaTTGATTGGTTGTGTGAAATTGCTAATGTTCATGTGAGTGATcgggtgaatgaatgattttctgTGATGGACAGCCTCCCTGTCCAtgttgtgttcccaccttgtggcCAAAGATTAAAGGGTGGGCTTTGgaccaccatgaccctgaacaggatgacaAGGTTACAGATACTGAAAGTACGAATAATGATTGGAGAGAAAATtgggattaaaaataaaaataaaaatcacacctCCACAACCGAACTATTAACCGGACATTTTGAAAGATCTGTGGATTTCCATTTTAACACATCTTCAGACAGTGAAAACCATTAAAAGAATAAGATCAAAATGTGCAGGGACGAGGGCTAGCATTCAGAAATGAGTTCCAAAGAAATTCAGATTTACAGAATTGCTCACCAAGGGAGTAGACTCTCTGGACCTCTGTTTCTGGAATGAGGATTTCATCTTGGCTGCTGGAGTGAACAGTCTGTGTTGAGGGCTTGTACACACAGCTGCAGCCCATCTGAGGCAACTTCCTTGGTTCCATATGAACATCTAAAAAAACAACCACACCCATGCAACCAAAAAAGAACACGTATACACGATTACCACagtgatttattatttacaaaaacacatcAGGTTTCCCATGCATGTGCTCATAATATTATACAGAAAATCATAAGGCAAATGTTAGCCCTTTTGGCAAGTCACTGCTGGGAAATATTTACCTATGTTTTTTGTAGAAACAGTGAAAGGTGTCCTTTCTGCAAAGAGTACATCTGCCAATGACCAAAGTAATTTTTCAATATTCTCTACAACCATGAAAGGTCTAAGATAAATCTGTAAATATTAGACAAAACCATATGTAAGAAACAGAGAATTAAGTACTTTGAAATGTTTATGTAATCTTCTACAGCcaaatatttatgaatactAAAATGATGTACCCCTAGAGTCTTCAAACCCAGCCACTGTCTTGCCATCACAGGATCAATGAGACCACTGGCGAGGTTCAGGTAGTTGGTAGCCATAGATGTGATGACTTCAGAAGAGGCAAGTGTTTTGTTGACCTGAGCAGCTGCAGCCTCCTTAATACTTTGTGTGAGGTACAGAAGATCAGAGGATGTGATGATATTGGGACTGGCTTCAATAACCCTCACAACAGATTGAGCAAGTGAGCTCAGCCATATCAGTTCAGAATCAGTAGATGAAGTTGAATTAAGTTCTTCTAACCCCTATGGAAAGATGTATAAGATAAATTAGTTGTATTTAGAACAGGAAATCTCTGTTAACTGAAACTAGGTCAAAGAAAATCTGATGAGCTAATGCTTGTGAG encodes:
- the LOC136671495 gene encoding adhesion G-protein coupled receptor D2 isoform X3 — encoded protein: MELLKIICSNLIVLIHHCTGKAFANTLINTTLLPEEEIEYVSDRLQREVFSGLCSQLLDTLAVVPSAEENLNRTTYLQSMKTSQPVRRRKMAELSGTSNTLILEFLGRDDHKPALLRHTFLDMRAVTVCSRLRFDPTCHGNSTVFSYSIQSFFNEFQLRASVTQGKPIKLVLLVHGEESTYQPAFANDAKWHSFCVSWTGNGGEWAFSADGREIGRGNHLYPSKHIGGDGLFIIGDKMYTVNESFTRKEAFCGSITQLYIWDRALKASEIQTMERYCKPITSGLLYRWNISGLEVESSQLHLDSVHCQEYSQMPNKDTCKTSYPASKQLGWEICEAQREGVCQYFKETLDNFPKTHFFIQVLMDLQANPGLEELNSTSSTDSELIWLSSLAQSVVRVIEASPNIITSSDLLYLTQSIKEAAAAQVNKTLASSEVITSMATNYLNLASGLIDPVMARQWLGLKTLGIYLRPFMVVENIEKLLWSLADVLFAERTPFTVSTKNIDVHMEPRKLPQMGCSCVYKPSTQTVHSSSQDEILIPETEVQRVYSLGHKDVMLIYSYYSNLLEMLSKTDVRDRGLQQSESVRSPLGSLATAIISATVRDVSRAENIPVSVRYTLSTLKTVEFSKAAIPVCVFWNVSMIAVHEQNWSEKGCTVLYSRPDATSCFCNHTTNFAVLMNYMEVRWSVEEESILTKLTFIGSGASLCALVVTLMLFTMLDIPRSDRTSIHKNLFISLTLAQIVLLCSGSAVHNKVACTLVAALLHLFFMAAFSWMLVEGLLLWSKVVTVNLSEDRHMKYYYLIGWGLPVLIVTITLASAAGEYSADGYCWLSVHKGVIWGFAGPVIFIIMVNIMVLTRVVVITVSTAKRRSLMLAANSNPVEQASEQIRAAVKAVLVLLPILGLTWLFGVLVPFSIVMAYIFIILNSLQGLFIFLIYGVYNTEIRNTVNRIKERRKAQNFSNCGSSRPSSSVHSSRPGSSPVPSSLGGLGVDASHLGSHSTASDSTSLSYSHEKICAAL